The genomic interval CTACCCGATCGAGAAGTACATGCGCGACGCCAAGATCACGCAGATCTACGAGGGGACCAACCAGATTCAGAGGCTCGTGATCGGCAGGGCCATTACCAAGGAAGCCGCCGGCTAGAGCAAGGCGCGGACCATACGGGCCGTTATACGCGTCCGTAGCACCCGCCGGCGGGATCAACGTACGCCCCGGTACGCCTCACCCGCCGGCCGGGTGCTCCGAACGCGTCTTCCAACCCATCTGGCCGCGCCTCACGATCATGCCAACAGGGTGATGCCTCGCATTTTCGCTCTTCGATCGGTGAATCAGACGACCCGGTCGCCATCGTCGCTTGCCGCGAGTTAAGCGGCGCGGCGTGCCGCGACCGCTTCAACGATGCGGCAAACCAACGTTGCTAAACTGTCATCCGATGCCGGTCATCGACGCTCACCTGCACGTTCAGCCGCACGACGAGTTCAACGCCGAATCGAGGACGTTCATCGAGAGCGGCCGCCGGGATCTGGAGCGGTACTCCCGAATCGAGCGATCGCCGGACGAGTTGCTCCGTTTCTTCGACGAGCAGGAGATCGAGGCCGGCTGCCTCATCAACTATGTCGCGCCCGACACCCTCGGCCTTTCGGAGAACGTCAACGCGTGGATCGTCCGCTACTGCCGAGATCACCGTGATCGCCTGATCGCGGTCGGCTCCGTGCATCCCCGCTTCTCGAAAGACGCCTACGGCGACACGCGGCGGCTGTTCGACTCGGGGATCCGCATGATCAAGCTCCATCCGCCCCACCAGCTCTTCTCGCCCAACGACTACCTCGGGCGCAACGAGATGCTCGCCGGGATCTACCGCGCGGCCGAGGAAGCTCGCGTCCCCGTCATGATCCACACGGGAACGTCGACGTTCCCGTCCGCGCGCAACCGCTTCGCCGACCCGATGGCGATCGACGACGTCGCCGTCGATTTCCCGAACCTTCCGATCGTCCTCGCGCATTCGGGGAGGCCTCTCTACGGCGAGACGGCGTTCTTCCTCGCGCGCCGGCACCCCAACGTCCGCCTCGAGCTCTCCGGCATCCCGCCGAAGAAGCTCCTCGAGCACCTGCCGCGGCTCGAGGAGGTCGCGGGCAAGACGCTGTGGGGGACCGACTGGCCGTCACCCGGGATCGTCTCGCCGTCCGCCAACGTCGCCGCCTTCCGCGCGCTGCCGCTCTCGGACGCGGCGAAGGAGAAGATCCTCTACTCGAACGCGAAGAAGCTGTTCGGGTGAGCTCCTCGACCCGATCCGCCTGACCGCGGTCGACCTCTCCCGCGGGAGAGGCGGAGCGCGGTCTTTTCGCGGCCGAAGCGCCCGGTCCGCGATGCACAAAGCCTTTCGCGATTCCAGCTCGTCAAACCCCGAAAGCACGGCGAGGCGCGAGCCCGGCGGGATGCGATTGTCCGGCCCGCGGGCAAGGCGTACCAAAGGGCGTACGTTGAGCCCGCGGGTCGGGCGAGCGCGCACGCCCGGCTCGATGCATCGCCGCGCCGGCTTACGCGGCGGTGCCTCCGAACTGCTCCGCCTCCGTCGAGCCCTCCAAGGCCGCCGTCGAGATCTTCCCCGACGCGATCACCGTGGCGACCTCGTCGAAGTAGCCCGTCCCCACCTCCCGCTGGTGGCGCGTGGCGGAGTAGCCGAAGGCCTC from Thermoanaerobaculia bacterium carries:
- a CDS encoding amidohydrolase family protein, with amino-acid sequence MPVIDAHLHVQPHDEFNAESRTFIESGRRDLERYSRIERSPDELLRFFDEQEIEAGCLINYVAPDTLGLSENVNAWIVRYCRDHRDRLIAVGSVHPRFSKDAYGDTRRLFDSGIRMIKLHPPHQLFSPNDYLGRNEMLAGIYRAAEEARVPVMIHTGTSTFPSARNRFADPMAIDDVAVDFPNLPIVLAHSGRPLYGETAFFLARRHPNVRLELSGIPPKKLLEHLPRLEEVAGKTLWGTDWPSPGIVSPSANVAAFRALPLSDAAKEKILYSNAKKLFG